TGTTGTAGGGAGGTGAGcgcgttttggtcgctggtcgaGGAGCTCACCCCGCGGCCAGCagatgtaacgtgcctaacgcaGCATCCTGGATTTGAGGCATGCTGCCTGAATCCGTTTGTGTTAAAAATAGCATACTCACACTTCAGGCAGGATCGTGGTCCCCTTCAAGCCAGCACGCACGAGTATGTTCATAATTTATGTTTACTTTACAAATCTTTTTACACAGAGTCCTTTGAACCAACAGTTATAGGTGACAGGAGATGTGttgcatacacaaaaaacatgcaTAAGAAACAGGCTTAAAATGACGTTTCCAACCTACTTACAGAGAGTTTTAAACTTAAGAATCTTTCCTACTTATCCCTACTAGGCAATACCGGTACACTGCGTACAGGCAGGCTATACGCTGGGCTGATGGCATTTTAGGGAGGAGTATAAGGAGTATAAGGAAGCCTCTACCCTCTTGTGTGGTTTCAACCATCAGACAGCAATTCTAGAATGGTGATCAGACCTATCAGGGCTTTCAATGGCCTTGTTTGGAggaaaattaataaaaataattgttattCTTATTCTGTTGTGATCATTCAATTGcccttaaaatgttataaagtacacagaacacatgcattttggataaaaaaagtTATTGGCATTGCTTGTAATGGTTACTGAACAAAGACACAGGTTGGAATtaaatctatataaaaaaaatggttaggcacaaaacatacaaggaacactgatgaagggctagacccgcaatgtttaattctaattctaattaaTTCTGCAATAGTGTGGTCATACCCGAGGGTCAGTTGctggttctctttctctcacacacacacacacacatactatttcatgcatgcatacatgcagtgatacatgcaaaagcacatcaagcagacacacagtgagcccaGACAACACCGCACACAGAGGTTGACAAGGCACAGGTAAAATGATTGccaaattattttgaattacatACAAAGAAATTTCATGCAAATAATAACAACTAAATCATTGGACTTGTCTGTGGAAAGAAATAATAATGTGAAATTAGGTTTTCTTGAAGCGTGACTGCCGGGCTAGGTAGAGGCTGACGGCCTCCTCCTTAGGAATCTGTTCGAAGGATTTGGCGATGGGGGCGGGTGCATCGGAGGACAAATTGGCGCTAATCTCTCGAAGAACCGCGGGTGAATTGGCGTAGCTCTCCCGAAGGGCCTTCATTAATGATGTTGCATAACCtgcagacataataataataatattaattataataataataatattactttaTAAAGATCATTGTCACTGATCACCGCGCCATCTCAAAATATGATAGAACTGCATGACACTGCTTACCGTAGGAGGCTGCCTCTTTGATGGGACGCACCACATGGGCACCTTTTCTGAAGCGTGGATACCGCACGCAGTACTTCTCCGTCCCGTCACTTCTCCGTGCTGTCTCGCGATTGgcattatgattatgattataatgCAGCGCCGCTAAGAGAAGCCTACGAAACACATTTGAGAAAACCTTTGAAACTTGGTGTATGTATGACAAAATACTACAATAGGCATGTTAATaggtactattattactatataAGGCATAATAATTTGCAGTGTTATTCCATTGGATAGCACTGACCTGCTATACATCCCAAGGTATGAAAACCCTGTGTGCTTGGGCGTGAAGTGCAAGATGAGGGAGTGGTAAGCCTCAAGCGAGAAGGTCTGGTGCTGTGGAGACAGCTGTCGAACATCTTTCAGTAAGGCAGCCCTCATCATTATGTTCTCCAACTTGACTGCTGCCAATGAGCCTGCAAAGACAAaggcagggaggcagacagacacacagacggaaaacgtacaaatagacaggaagatagacagacagaattccttttttaaatggaaacacacatgaaattgtcctgcatatgaattatagcaaacataaacagTAAACAGAATGTTATGAGATTGCCagggaatgaaaaaataattttatCACAAAGGTCACATGTCAAAGCATCCAGACAATTACTCAAAGAcagcaaataaaacaaaactatgTAGAGTGTGCATAATACCAGTACTGTACCTGGGTCCAGCCACTCTTTGTTGCGCTGATCTCCGTCTAGAGGGCCATGGGCACAACTGGAGAAGGCAGGGGTGTCATGGTCATGGATGCTCCTCATCAAACAATTCCTCCTCATCCATCGGCTCTTCGGGCACCCACGACAAGTCACTGATGACAGtggcattatcatcatcatcgtcgtcaacTGTCTGTTCAGGACTAGCGAGGGGAGTGGAGGTTTGTGGGCTTAATGAAGTCTGTGTGCCCACGCTAACCATCTTGGGCTTCAGGTTAACCTGCACAGCTGTGGCAGAGGCAGTAAACATACCCAAACATATGACAATCATGGCAAATCTAAGCGGCTATGTTTTGGTTTAGGCTATGTATTCATTTCATCAATGTTTATGGAAATGTCCTCCTTGCAATGTTTTAGACATAATATCTACCCCTTAAAATACCAAAGATTTACCGTGAGACCATCGG
Above is a genomic segment from Gadus morhua chromosome 6, gadMor3.0, whole genome shotgun sequence containing:
- the LOC115545857 gene encoding uncharacterized protein LOC115545857 yields the protein MMMIMPLSSVTCRGCPKSRWMRRNCLMRSIHDHDTPAFSSCAHGPLDGDQRNKEWLDPGSLAAVKLENIMMRAALLKDVRQLSPQHQTFSLEAYHSLILHFTPKHTGFSYLGMYSRLLLAALHYNHNHNANRETARRSDGTEKYCVRYPRFRKGAHVVRPIKEAASYGYATSLMKALRESYANSPAVLREISANLSSDAPAPIAKSFEQIPKEEAVSLYLARQSRFKKT